One stretch of Streptomyces sp. R21 DNA includes these proteins:
- a CDS encoding SDR family NAD(P)-dependent oxidoreductase: MTNTSNLLAGKVAFVTGAGRGIGAAAARLFAREGAHLLLASRTESQLKAVTEEIRAAGGTADYVTCDLADPHSIHAAVDRAVTLYGRLDIAFNNGATGQPPGPMDQLSEADFDQVCAVNLKGPWLAMKAEIAAIRATAGRGAIVNNSSVGSLVPNPVLPAYGATKAALNHITASAAAAYGPEGIRVNAIAPGTTLTEMIYEWDEKSPGVIDQLNARTALRRAADPDEIAEAAAWLLSDRASYVTGAVLRVDGGRIA, encoded by the coding sequence ATGACCAACACATCGAACCTGCTCGCCGGCAAGGTCGCCTTCGTCACCGGTGCCGGACGAGGCATCGGCGCCGCCGCGGCCAGGCTGTTCGCCCGGGAAGGCGCCCACCTCCTCCTCGCGTCCCGCACGGAGAGCCAACTCAAGGCGGTCACCGAGGAGATCCGGGCGGCCGGCGGCACCGCGGACTACGTGACCTGCGATCTGGCCGACCCGCACAGCATTCACGCCGCCGTCGACCGGGCCGTCACGTTGTACGGCCGTCTCGACATCGCCTTCAACAACGGCGCCACGGGGCAGCCGCCCGGGCCGATGGATCAGCTGTCGGAGGCCGACTTCGACCAGGTCTGCGCTGTCAACCTCAAGGGGCCGTGGCTGGCCATGAAGGCCGAGATCGCCGCGATCCGCGCCACCGCCGGGAGGGGCGCGATCGTCAACAACTCCAGTGTCGGCAGCCTGGTGCCCAACCCCGTACTGCCCGCCTACGGCGCCACGAAGGCGGCGCTCAACCACATCACCGCCTCGGCCGCCGCCGCATACGGCCCGGAAGGCATCCGCGTCAACGCGATCGCCCCCGGCACGACGCTCACCGAGATGATCTACGAGTGGGACGAGAAGTCACCCGGCGTCATCGACCAGCTCAACGCCCGGACCGCGCTGCGTCGTGCCGCCGACCCGGACGAGATCGCCGAGGCGGCGGCCTGGCTCCTGAGCGATCGCGCCTCCTACGTCACCGGCGCCGTGCTCCGGGTCGACGGCGGCAGGATCGCCTGA